Genomic DNA from Shouchella patagoniensis:
AATAGACGCATTACTTGAAGACGCAGCGTACAATATGGATGAAGAAGAGCGAGAAGCTCAATATCAAGAAGTCCAACAAATTCTTGCTGAAGAACGTGGTGCGGTATACTTGTTCCAACTTCAAGGACGCTACGGCGTTAATGATCGACTCGATTATACACCTCGTCTCGATGAACTTTATTATGTAAATGACATCACATTATCAGAAGACTAAAAGGAGAGATTAGATGACACGACCAGCACTTTCACAATGGGACGCTTTTATGGTTGAAACATTGCTTGCAAAAGGCATGTCACAGCAAACCTTAATCCAGCATATTCAAAACGAAAACGCCGATGCTTTGAATGCATATGATCAAACGTTTAATTACTCCGACCTCATTCAAACAGCAAAAAAAGCACCTAAAATACTTTTAGAAGCGATCGAAACGGGCTACACGATCAAGTTTGTATCAAATTTCGGCATTAAACGCTTGCTTGGATTAAAGTTTGGATTCGAAGACGGCGTTGATTATCATATGTCAGAAACCCGTTTTGACAACTTAACATTAACTGAAAATCAATTACACGTATTTCAGCCAATGCTCTCTCCCAATTGGAAGCTATTTAGTGAAAAGAACAAACAAGACAAATACGAAGTAGCAATTATCCATGCTACTGCCGTGGAACAAGTTTAATAAGAGTAAAAACCTTAGCATATCCATGCTAGGGTTTGTTGTTGTTTTAATAGCTTTTCTGCGTTAGGTTCATTAAGCTAAAAACAACAAAAATTGTTTATTTATTAAAAAAGAGATTTTATTCCAACAGTTTCCCTTCTTGAAACGTTATCTCTATGAACAAAGCAAAAATGAATGGAACAGGTGATTTGTGTGGAAAGAACATTTAACGATCTTAACAAAGATTTACTACGCTTTGCCTGTTCCATTGCTAGGCATGAGCAGGAAGCTTTTGATCTAATGCAAGATGCATGGGAAAAATCTCTACATGTAAACGAACTTTCTTCTTGGCCATACCATAAGCAAAAAGCTTGGTTTTATCGGGTAATGAAAAACGCCTTAATCGATACAAGAAGAAAACAAAAACGCGAATCGGCATTAGCGGATTTGGATGAACCTGTCTTCATCGCATATGGCTTTTCAGCGTTCGAAACAACTGAATTATTACAAGCATTACCTACGAAACAAAGAGAGATTGTCTTTAAACGGTATTGGATTGGTCTTTCAAGTAATGAGATTGGTGCTGAACTAAACCTACCAGCTTCGACCGTCCGTTACCAACTCGCACAAGCGATTCAAAAACTACGGGAACAATTTTAAGGAGGAGCAAAAATGGGTCAACGAATTGGAAATGTTGGGACGTTAAATCTATTAAAAGCAACACCAGAAAGCATTGCGGAGTACGATTATATTGGGAATGTCGGTCTCGTTTTATACAATCAACAGACGGCTCCCCTACTTTCAAAACTATCAATTGGTAATATCGGGCAAACGATTAGCCTGGAAGGTGATGCCAAAATAATAACAGGTGTGCTTACAATTGATTCCAATTATTTGAAACTTCTTGAAGAGTCAACACCCCTCCTTGTAAATGGTGTTGTTATTGTCACACCAAATGTAACGGAAACAGAATTAAAGGAAACTGGATGTTCACTTATCGTTAATGGTGTCATTTATACTCCTACTCAATTAAAGAGTGCTGTTCAGACGATCGTGAAAAGCAACAGTGGACTTACACTCACCTACGAAGGCGTTGAGCCTATCATAAAGAACGGAAATTTTGAATTAACGAATCAATTTTTAGATTCAATAACCGATAAGGCTCCCATTCTTATAAATGGACTGATCACACTTGCTCAAGATCTTGACACAGCATTATTTCATTCAAAAGTTGAGCGAATAGATGTGAATGGTAAAGCTTTATTGTATCAAGAACAAGAAACCACCTTTTCTGCAAAAGCAACTGTCAATGGAAAAATTGAAGTCATACCAGCAGGTTTTATGCCGTATCGCACTAGCTTACAATTAAACATGCGCTCTATACGCAAATTTAAAAATCAGCGTATGTATACAAATAAGCCAATTATTTTCGAGAAAGAAATTAACCGTGATCAATTTAGCTCTGCGTTTCAATCAATCCACTCTACCTCGTATATCATTTGTCATGAAGAGATTGAAGACCTTGTGTATGAGACACTTAACCTAATTGAAACGGAAGTCTTTGTATACACAGAAGCCATTCGATACGTTAAAAACGAGAAGTGGTCAATAGAAGACATCAATGCATTAGATCTAGGTACTACGATTGTCGTCCATGAAAAACTCACTCTTCCTGAAGTAATAGACGATTTAATTGCTAAACGGCCAGTTATTAGTATTATTGGGGAACTTCATGTTCCTAATAATATGGTTAAAGCAGCTGTTCAATCATTGGTTCAAACGTATGACGGGCTTATTGTAAATACATCAACACAAGAAGATACTCTTGAACTTCATAATATTGGTGAACTTTCTCTTTAAGAAAGGAAAACTCTATGAGTCATAGTCAACTCGAATATGCGAAAGAGCGAATCAAACAGCTACGTGAAGAAGCGCGTTTATACCATTTATCGAAACAGGTCGCACAAAAAACAGAAAGGCCACATTCCATATGGGAAGTCCCAGGCTTTCCTAAGCTCTTTGCTTCCTATAGCATTTCAATTATTGGGCAATGGTTTGACATGGTTGCCATTATGATTGTATTTGGATACATCTGGAATGCAGATCCATTCCTTATTGCCTTAATCCCTGTTGCATACGCAGCTCCTCAAGCACTTTTTAGCCAATTTGCAGGTGTTATTGCTGAGCGAACAAATAAAATCAAATTAATGGCCATCGCAGATTTATGTACAGTTCTGTTAACAATAGGTTTGTTTTTCACCTCAACACCGATTGCAGCACTTCTTATCCTAACACTGCGAGGAATCGTTAACGTCATACATTTCCCCGCACAACAAAGTTTGATTCGCCAACTTGTTCCTGACAAACTTCGATTAAAAGCAGTAACGTGGAATGGGGGCATAAACCAAGCGGCAAAAATCTTTGCCCCACTTGTTGGTGGTGCTCTACTCACATTTATGAATCCACAATCTCTGCTGCTTATAAATGCATTTGCATTTTTTATCTCTGCTTGCTTGCTTCTATCAATGTTTCGCCTGAATAACACAACTTTAAAAGAAGACTTCCAATCTACTGACTCGGACCAGCCTTCTTTCTTTGAACAGTGGCGTAATGGTTGGCAATCTATCTTTACGACTCAAGTCCTTGCACTAACCATAAGCTTATCTTTACTTGGTATTTCCATTATCCAACTTGTTGACTCTCAATTCGCTGTGCTATTTCGCGAGCTTGCTCCAGCAAAGCCACAAATCGTTGGCTGGATTATTTCTTCTATTGGTGCCGGCGCAATCACAGTAATGATGATCCTCAATCGACTTGATGAATTAAAGCGAATTGGTTTATGGCTTAGCCTTGCTCTGCTTTTTATCGGTATTTCATTTAGTGGAATTGGTCTGCTTCAAATCAATTTCCCTCTATTTTCACCACTTCTATTTGGGTTTATAGGTGGGATTGGAACCGGGATTGCGATGGTTGTTTCCAATTTCGTTATTCAAACGATTCCCAAACCATGCGATGTAAGTACAGTAGCTGGAATATTCCAAACACTAACGAGTTTTTCCGTTTTTCTAGCCCCTTTACTTGGAGCAGCGCTTATCCATGCGGTAGGAATACAAGCGGTCTTCATTCTTTGTGGTTTCTTGCTCATTGTTGTTGGGTTCCTCCCGATGATATGGCTGCGACGCCGTTCTTCTATTTCGAGAAAGGCTGAAATGAAACATAGCGCATAATATCTCTTCTGAAGAGACAGATACTCATAAGTAAGCCACGATTACTAACTATATAATCGTGGCTTGTTCTTCATTGATACAATATATACGTTGCTTCTCCTTCAAGCGCGGATTCACCCGTTTGCTTGACAGCTTTAATCGCGAAGATTATCTCCTTATCTGTACGGCTTTGTACGTTTGCTTGGAGCGTGACAACATCCCCTAAAAAGACCATTCCCCTGAAACGAATTTGATAGGTCGCGACAAATCCTTCTTCCAGATAAGGGGTAAATAATTTCGTCAAATTGCCCATTGTCCACATACCATGGGCGATAATCCCTGGTAGCCCCGCTCTTGTCGCTTCTTCATCAATCGTATGGATTGGATTGTAATCACCTGA
This window encodes:
- a CDS encoding MFS transporter, translating into MSHSQLEYAKERIKQLREEARLYHLSKQVAQKTERPHSIWEVPGFPKLFASYSISIIGQWFDMVAIMIVFGYIWNADPFLIALIPVAYAAPQALFSQFAGVIAERTNKIKLMAIADLCTVLLTIGLFFTSTPIAALLILTLRGIVNVIHFPAQQSLIRQLVPDKLRLKAVTWNGGINQAAKIFAPLVGGALLTFMNPQSLLLINAFAFFISACLLLSMFRLNNTTLKEDFQSTDSDQPSFFEQWRNGWQSIFTTQVLALTISLSLLGISIIQLVDSQFAVLFRELAPAKPQIVGWIISSIGAGAITVMMILNRLDELKRIGLWLSLALLFIGISFSGIGLLQINFPLFSPLLFGFIGGIGTGIAMVVSNFVIQTIPKPCDVSTVAGIFQTLTSFSVFLAPLLGAALIHAVGIQAVFILCGFLLIVVGFLPMIWLRRRSSISRKAEMKHSA
- a CDS encoding RNA polymerase sigma factor; translation: MERTFNDLNKDLLRFACSIARHEQEAFDLMQDAWEKSLHVNELSSWPYHKQKAWFYRVMKNALIDTRRKQKRESALADLDEPVFIAYGFSAFETTELLQALPTKQREIVFKRYWIGLSSNEIGAELNLPASTVRYQLAQAIQKLREQF
- a CDS encoding MaoC/PaaZ C-terminal domain-containing protein, which produces MTLALIEHGDELKSIKLSPVTRLDLIKYAGASGDYNPIHTIDEEATRAGLPGIIAHGMWTMGNLTKLFTPYLEEGFVATYQIRFRGMVFLGDVVTLQANVQSRTDKEIIFAIKAVKQTGESALEGEATYILYQ